TACTAATTTTGATGATGAAGAGTTTGAATTACAAAAGAAGATAAAACTCAATCAGCTGATTATAGATCAAAAAAGGGATAAAAGATCTGCAAAGCCTGATTATTCTGCTCAGGAGAAAGCTTTTGAAGAAAAAACAAACTTTCTTCAGATGCTTACCAACGTAGCTTTTATTCCGGAATTGGCAGGAGGAACACATGCTACCCAACCTTTGGCAGTAGCCATAAGCAGCCCTTGGATTGTGGAGGCTCACGAGGCCTACACAGCAGAGTACAAAATGAATACTGTTACCACCGCAGATTTAACTATTGAAAATTATAAAATATCTTCAGATAGCACCGATGAAGCAGAGCAGATGAAAGTACACGGAGAATATTGGGATAAGATTTTAAAAGATGAGGTAAAGAAAGCTTCATCCGGCAACGGCTGTATCGTTGCAATAACGATCCCCTTTTACGCATTTGGTCTATTTTGTTATCTAACCAATCCAAAGGCTTATATTCTTAGTTATATTATTTTTTCCGTATGTACTGGATTTCTGGCATTAATGTTTTGGGCCGGAAGTTCAAATAAAGCAGATGCAAGAAGAAAAGTTAATGAATCCCGTATAAAGTCCGATGAAGCATTAAGAGGATGCCTTACAGAACTGAAAGACTTCAAAGCAGAATACGATAGGGAAGACGCAAAAGCTTCAGAAGTAAAAACAATGCTTCAATCTATTCGAGCTGAAGAGTTTTTAGCTAATTCAAGAACTACATCATAACCACAAACACTCAATAAGATGAGCAATCCGGAAAATAACACCGAAAACAATAAAGAAATAAAGAAAGAAGACAAACAACCTGAAAGTACCCCAAGAAAGGATAAACAAAATGCAAAGTTCCCAGATTGGGATATTCTTCCTCCTAATCAGATCGTAAAACCCAAATCATAACTAGAGATTATTCAATTGTAATATATAATCTTTACTTCTACCCTATAAACCTTTCAAGTTTTTGAAAGGTTTTTTGTTTTACGGTTTCCCGTAAGGAATAACCTTTAAAGGGCTATACTTTTGACCCATAAATAAGAACAATTATGGGAAAATTTGTTATCACCAGAAGAATAAATAATGAATATCAATTCAATCTTAGGGCTAAAAACGGAGAAATTATTCTTACCAGCGAGGGCTATGTTCAAAAAGCATCTTGCCATAAAGGAATAGAGTCTGTAAGACTTAATTCTCAGGAAGACTCAAGGTATGACAGAAGAGTAGCCGTCAATAATAAAGACTATTTTGTTCTGAAAGCCAGAAACGGGGAAATTATTGGTAAAAGCCAGTTGTATAGCTCGAACACCGCAATGGAAAATGGAATTTCTTCTGTAAAAACCAATGCTCCTGAGGCAGAAATAATTGATGAAACCCTTTAAAATTAAAACCATGGATCTTAAAATTAAACTTGAGCAATTACAACAGAAAGTTGTAGGATTAAAAGATCAGATTGCTACCGAAGAAGCGACTAAAAACGCATTTGTAATGCCATTTATTCAGATTCTTGGGTATGATATATTTAACCCTACAGAAGTTGTTCCTGAACATGTATGTGACATCGGAACCAAAAAAGGAGAAAAGGTAGACTATGTGATCAAAAACAATGACGAACCTATTTTTATTATAGAATGCAAGCACTGGAAAGAGAATGCGGATGCCCACAATTCTCAACTTCACAGATATTACCACGTTTCTAAGACTAGGTTTGGAGTTCTTACCAATGGTATTGTTTATAATTTCTATACAGATCTTGAAAAGCCCAACATTATGGATGAAAAACCCTTTTTCACCATCGATATTGAAGACTTAAAAGACAGCTCTATCAAAATACTTGAAAGCTTTACAAAAAAGGACTATAACCTCGAAAGCATTCTTGATTCTGCGGAAGCTTTAAAATACATTAAGGCAATAAGAAAAGAATTTGAGAAAGAAATAGAAACACCATCTGATGAAATTGTAAAACTTTTGGTGAGTAGGTTTTTTGAAAAGCCTATAACAGCGAACAGAATGATTTCCTTTAAGGAGTATACCAAAAAAGCCCTTACCACTTCCATCAATGAATCGATAAGTTTCAGGCTTAAATCTGCCTTGAGCATTAATGAGCAAATTGAAAAACAGGATGAGGACGTAAAAACATCCCAGCCTATTGATGAAAACAACGATTCTAAAATTGTTACCACCGAAGAAGAGCTTGAAGGATTCCAAATTGTAAAAGCCATCATGAGAGAAAAGGTTCCTGCAGCACGCATTGCCTATAGAGATACACTCTCCTACTTTGGAATTTTATTGGATGATAACAATAGAAAACCATTATGCAGGCTTCATTTCAATACAGCCAATAAATACATTGAAACCTTTCATAACGGAAAAGATTCCGGAGAAAAAGTATTGCTTAATAACCTAGATGAAATATACCATTTCAGAGAGGCACTTCATAAAACACTTGAAAACTATTAACTAACCATGAATCTACTCATATCTATACTATTCTTCTGTTTTTTTGAGGGTATTTCAAGTTCTTCTCTATTATGGATAACAAAAGAAAGTGACCATCATGGTGGAAAATGTACTGGCTCTACCTATTGCACTGCCTGTTCCAATTGCTCTAGATGTGGGCATTGTTCAGGTGGAGGAACCTGCGGTGTATGTAAAAGTAATTTTTCACCAACAACTATACCATCTAAACGTAGCCCATCAAAGAAATCTAGCTCTAGAAGCAAGTCTGACTCTTATTATAAACCCAATAGTAAGGGTAGCTCTACAAAAATTCCAAAGTCTTCCATTGAAGATTTAAGTATTAATCTTACCTTAAATAGTATTATCATTTCCAATCGTGCTACAAAAATTTTTGAAAAACAATCTTTTAAATCAAAAATAATAGAAACAGTATCGAAAAATACTTCTTTAATCAAAATTTCAAAAAATAGTTCATGGTATAAAGTAAAAGTACAAAAGTCAGGAAAAGTAGGATATATAAATAGCAATGACATCCAATAACTAAAAAACAAAATAATATGAACTTAAAACAATTTTTAAACGAAGAGCAAGATCCAAAAGCAGTAGAAAGGATTTTAGAAAAAATCAACAGCCTTCTGACATCACAGGAATTTGTAGAATATATTGCAGTTCAAAAAAAACCTGTAATGAACTTTTCTCCCGACTGTATTGCACTTACCAACAGACGGATTATTTTCTGCAGACCTAAAACATTTGGTTTGTCCATGGATTTTCAGGATTATAGTTGGGTGGATGTTGCAGATTGTCACATTAAGGAAAGTGTTTTTGGAGCTACATTTTTCATGAAAACAATAAGAGGGCTTACCAATATGATGGACTATCTCCCTAAAAACCAAGCTAGAAAACTCTATCAATTTGCTCAGGAAATTGAGGAACAAATGAGAGGCCTAAGAAGAGAAAAAGAGCTTGAAACTCGAAGAGCTTCTGCAGGTGGGGTCACTGTAAACAATGCTACACCAATTATTGCCCAACATCAGCAATTTCAACATCAGCAAAAACCACTTTTAATAGAAAATGAAGATCCTTTTGCTCTTTTACAAAAGTTAAAAGGTTTAATGGAAAATGGAATAATTTCCACAAATGAGTTTGAAGAAAAAAAGAATGAAATTTTATCAAGAGTTTAAGCCATGAAGTCAAAATTTACAGCCACTATACTTGCTTTGTTTTTAGGAGGATTGGGCATCCATAGATTTTATTTGGGACAAAACATTAAAGGCATTTTATATCTTTTATTTTTTTGGACTTTTGTTCCTGCATTGATTGCTTTTTTTGATTTCTTAATTTTTATAACAATGTCTGAAGAGCGTTTCAATTACAAATACAATCTTCAAACTGGATTTTAAAATAAAGGATCTTAATAGATATCATTCTTTAATAGTTTTGTTGACTTATCTTATTATAAAAAACACTCAACATATATAACAAAAAAGGTAGTTCAGCTGAACTACCTTTTTTTATCTTTTTATCATTTCCGTATGCGGAATATCGTCTTCTAAGTATTTGTTTCCGGTATCTTCAAAACCAAATCCAGTATAGAATCTCAATAGATAATCCTGTGCTGATATTCTGATTTCAGAAGTACGAAAGCGATTTTCTATTGTTTCTACAGCATATTGTATTAATTGTTTTCCCAAGCTTTTACCCCTAGCCTTTTCAGTGGTCAGAACTCTTCCAATAGAGGTTTCATCATATTTTATTCCCTTATTGAAAATACGGCAATAGGCAAGAACCTCACCATTTTCTTCAGCCCAGATGTGAACCGCTTTCTGATCATAGTTATCCAGATCAGGATAAGGACAATTCTGCTCAATAACAAAAACATCTATACGAGCTTTCAATATTGAATACAGCTCCGGAACGGTAAACTCATCAAAGGTTTTTATTTTCCAGATAATATTACTGCTCATCGAAGCTTACACTATTTTGAGTTAAAAAGTCGTTCGTCTTTTCTATGAAGTTCAGAATCTCATCACCACCCGTTTTCTTTTCCGCTGAGGTAATATACAGCTCAGGAAGGTCTTCCCATGTCTTATGAAGTTCTGTCTTATAATTTTCAAAGTTTTTAATAATTTCACTCGGTTTTAACTTATCTGACTTTGTAAAGACTATTGAAAAAGGAACTCCACTTTCTCCACACCATTGGATGAACTCCAGATCAATTTTCTGCGGATTGTGTCTAGAATCTACCAACACAAAAAGGTTCACCAGATTTCTTCTGTTCAGAATATAATTCGTAATCAACTTTTCAAAGTCTTTTCGAATGGACTTTGAAACCTTTGCATATCCATATCCGGGTAAATCAGTAAGGTACCAGTTTTCATTCACTAGAAAATGATTGATCAGCTGAGTTTTTCCCGGAGTTCCCGAAGTTTTAGCCAAATCTTTATGATTCATCATTGCATTGATCAGCGAAGACTTTCCTACATTAGATCTTCCGATAAAAGCATATTCAGGCATAGTAGGTTCCGGACAATCCTGCCATTTTCCACTACTTTTTACGAACGTTGCTGTCTTAATAACCATTTTGAAAATATTTTAGAAAAATAAACCACTAAGAAAAGCTCTTAATGGTCATTTATTATGTATTTAAACTTTATCTTTTATCCAGTTGTACAGGATTTCATTGAAATCATCCGGTTTCTCCATCATGGCAGCATGGCCACAGTGATCAATCCAGAATAAATCTGAATTAGGAATAAACTTATGCATGTCTTCCGCTACTTCCGGAGGAGTTACATTATCCTGTTTTCCCCAAATCAGACAGGTAGGAGTCAAAATCTTAGGAAGATCATTCAGCATGTTGTGCTTAATGGCACTTCTTGCTAACATTACCGTTTTTATTCCTTTCATCCTATCATTTACCACCCCAAAAACTTCATCTACAAGATCTTCAGTAGCCACTTTAGGATCATAGAAAACCTCTTCAGTTTTCTTTCTTATGTAAGACTTATCGTTTTTCCTTGGAAAGCTATCTCCAAAAGTTCTTTCATATAAACCAGAACTTCCAGTCAAAACAAGATTCTTTACCAAATCCGGTCTTGCCAACGTAAGAATAAGTCCCACGTGTCCTCCCATCGAGTTTCCTACAATCGTTACAGGGCCAGAAATATGGCTCTCTATAAACTTGATGATATATTTTGCTAAAGTGGTAAGATTCGTATTGAGTACTGGCAAATCGTAGATTGGCAGCTGAGGAACATAAACCTTATACCCTCTCTCCGAAAAAAAATCTACCATCTTATCGAAATTGCTCAAACCACCCATTAACCCGTGCAACAGCACTAATGGATGTCCTTCCCCTGCCTCTATATAGGAGTATTTCTTTTCTTTTTTTGTACTAAATATCATAAAACGCCTTAATAAAGCCTTGCAAAAATACAAATTAAACCTCAAAAATATTTTGATTACCCTAATTTAAGATAAAAATAATACAATATTCTCCTTTTTAACTTTTTTTTTAAAAACCGCTTTACTATGGCTTAAATAACAGTTTTAACAACCCCTTACATATCAGCAAATTACATTCTTGGAATTCAATCTTTAATAAAACTTATTAACATTGAGTCAAAAAGTGGGAAAAAGTGGGAAATTTTGGAAATTATTATATAAATTTGTCCCAAATGAAAAATTTCATTGGAACATATGAGTGTAAAATTGACGACAAAGGCCGCCTAAAAGTTCCCTCATCTTTAATCAAACAGATGGAAAACTTCGAGGACAAAGCATTTGTAGTCAAAAGATCTGTGTTCCAACCTTGTCTGGAGGTCTATCCAATGAATGCATGGGATAAACTTATGGGCAAAATTAATAAACTGAACAGGTTCATTAAAAAGAATGCTGATTTCATACGAATGTTTACGGCAGGAGTAAAAACAGTAGAATTGGACAACGCAGGAAGATTACAGATTTCCAAAGACTTAATGAGTTTTGCAAATCTTCAGAAAGATACGGTAATCACCAGCGCAGGAGAACTTTTCGAAATTTGGGATAAAGAAGCCTACGAAAAAGTGATCTCCACCAATGAAACCGATTTTGCCAGCCTTGCCGAGGATGTGATGGGCTCTTTCGATGAAGAATAAGCGGTATCAGTTATTAAGATTATATTAAACAAAAAACACAATTAAGCATGTATCATAACCCCGTTTTGTTGAAGCAGAGTGTTGATGATTTGGTAACGAATCCTGACGGAATATATGTGGACTGCACCTTTGGGGGTGGCGGACACTCGAGGGAGATTTTGAGCAGACTTTCTGATAAAGGAAGATTGTTCAGCTTTGACCAGGATCTCGATGCGCTTAAAAATACAATTGATGACCCTAGGTTTACATTGGTA
This genomic interval from Chryseobacterium joostei contains the following:
- a CDS encoding TM2 domain-containing protein: MKSKFTATILALFLGGLGIHRFYLGQNIKGILYLLFFWTFVPALIAFFDFLIFITMSEERFNYKYNLQTGF
- a CDS encoding type I restriction endonuclease, with protein sequence MDLKIKLEQLQQKVVGLKDQIATEEATKNAFVMPFIQILGYDIFNPTEVVPEHVCDIGTKKGEKVDYVIKNNDEPIFIIECKHWKENADAHNSQLHRYYHVSKTRFGVLTNGIVYNFYTDLEKPNIMDEKPFFTIDIEDLKDSSIKILESFTKKDYNLESILDSAEALKYIKAIRKEFEKEIETPSDEIVKLLVSRFFEKPITANRMISFKEYTKKALTTSINESISFRLKSALSINEQIEKQDEDVKTSQPIDENNDSKIVTTEEELEGFQIVKAIMREKVPAARIAYRDTLSYFGILLDDNNRKPLCRLHFNTANKYIETFHNGKDSGEKVLLNNLDEIYHFREALHKTLENY
- a CDS encoding GNAT family N-acetyltransferase: MSSNIIWKIKTFDEFTVPELYSILKARIDVFVIEQNCPYPDLDNYDQKAVHIWAEENGEVLAYCRIFNKGIKYDETSIGRVLTTEKARGKSLGKQLIQYAVETIENRFRTSEIRISAQDYLLRFYTGFGFEDTGNKYLEDDIPHTEMIKR
- a CDS encoding alpha/beta fold hydrolase, with protein sequence MIFSTKKEKKYSYIEAGEGHPLVLLHGLMGGLSNFDKMVDFFSERGYKVYVPQLPIYDLPVLNTNLTTLAKYIIKFIESHISGPVTIVGNSMGGHVGLILTLARPDLVKNLVLTGSSGLYERTFGDSFPRKNDKSYIRKKTEEVFYDPKVATEDLVDEVFGVVNDRMKGIKTVMLARSAIKHNMLNDLPKILTPTCLIWGKQDNVTPPEVAEDMHKFIPNSDLFWIDHCGHAAMMEKPDDFNEILYNWIKDKV
- the mraZ gene encoding division/cell wall cluster transcriptional repressor MraZ produces the protein MKNFIGTYECKIDDKGRLKVPSSLIKQMENFEDKAFVVKRSVFQPCLEVYPMNAWDKLMGKINKLNRFIKKNADFIRMFTAGVKTVELDNAGRLQISKDLMSFANLQKDTVITSAGELFEIWDKEAYEKVISTNETDFASLAEDVMGSFDEE
- a CDS encoding SH3 domain-containing protein, with the translated sequence MNLLISILFFCFFEGISSSSLLWITKESDHHGGKCTGSTYCTACSNCSRCGHCSGGGTCGVCKSNFSPTTIPSKRSPSKKSSSRSKSDSYYKPNSKGSSTKIPKSSIEDLSINLTLNSIIISNRATKIFEKQSFKSKIIETVSKNTSLIKISKNSSWYKVKVQKSGKVGYINSNDIQ
- a CDS encoding YegP family protein encodes the protein MGKFVITRRINNEYQFNLRAKNGEIILTSEGYVQKASCHKGIESVRLNSQEDSRYDRRVAVNNKDYFVLKARNGEIIGKSQLYSSNTAMENGISSVKTNAPEAEIIDETL
- a CDS encoding PH domain-containing protein; protein product: MNLKQFLNEEQDPKAVERILEKINSLLTSQEFVEYIAVQKKPVMNFSPDCIALTNRRIIFCRPKTFGLSMDFQDYSWVDVADCHIKESVFGATFFMKTIRGLTNMMDYLPKNQARKLYQFAQEIEEQMRGLRREKELETRRASAGGVTVNNATPIIAQHQQFQHQQKPLLIENEDPFALLQKLKGLMENGIISTNEFEEKKNEILSRV
- the yihA gene encoding ribosome biogenesis GTP-binding protein YihA/YsxC — translated: MVIKTATFVKSSGKWQDCPEPTMPEYAFIGRSNVGKSSLINAMMNHKDLAKTSGTPGKTQLINHFLVNENWYLTDLPGYGYAKVSKSIRKDFEKLITNYILNRRNLVNLFVLVDSRHNPQKIDLEFIQWCGESGVPFSIVFTKSDKLKPSEIIKNFENYKTELHKTWEDLPELYITSAEKKTGGDEILNFIEKTNDFLTQNSVSFDEQ